In Methanosarcina siciliae T4/M, one genomic interval encodes:
- a CDS encoding lipopolysaccharide biosynthesis protein, with amino-acid sequence MNINVNEDNISKQFGKNVMMNALSFIIGILIGLLLVPYFIEKLGVAAYGIIPIATSVSTYIGIFTQTTNASVSRYLTLDLQKKDFKKANITFNTSLFGIIAIVLTLTPLIFILSYFSPKYINVPSNQETDVVILFFSVLGSFIIGTVGGLLQVSPFAYNRIDIIKGINIISTLTQVVLVVIFFILFTPSLMYVGLSYLISSIISFLISIYIFRSVSPSLKISSSYFDKRKLKEMFSTTGWMMINHIGGLLFLQTDIILVNILFGATSSGEYAVVLKWSTLIRTMTTLLTGILTPIYFTYFAKKQLKKIIATSSASIKLIGLSLALPIGCICGFSSNLLSLWVGEQFIKLAPLMWISLTHLIINLPVYSLSSINICFNKVRIPGIITILTGLGSILLSITLSHYTNLGYYSVAIAGATMLTLNNGFFISWYTAKLLGIKKSTFIFLLTPGIFAMLIIGVTAHVISQYIYFPSIISLIVCCIMLSLLYLFLIWLIALNQKEKELISSLLFQYIPTNRMKKVTRD; translated from the coding sequence ATGAATATAAATGTAAATGAAGACAATATTAGCAAACAGTTTGGAAAAAACGTTATGATGAATGCACTTTCCTTCATAATAGGTATACTAATTGGATTGCTTTTAGTTCCATATTTCATTGAAAAACTTGGAGTTGCTGCATACGGGATAATACCAATAGCTACATCTGTTAGTACTTATATAGGAATATTTACACAAACAACAAATGCATCTGTTTCTAGATATTTGACTCTTGATCTCCAAAAAAAAGATTTCAAAAAAGCAAATATCACATTCAATACATCACTATTTGGTATTATTGCAATCGTTTTAACACTAACCCCACTAATTTTTATTCTATCATATTTTTCACCAAAATATATAAACGTGCCATCAAACCAGGAAACAGATGTAGTTATCCTATTTTTTTCTGTTCTTGGATCTTTCATAATAGGAACTGTAGGAGGGTTACTTCAAGTTTCGCCATTTGCCTACAATCGAATAGATATTATAAAAGGAATAAATATAATAAGTACGTTAACACAAGTTGTATTAGTTGTAATATTTTTTATATTATTTACCCCTAGTTTAATGTATGTCGGACTCTCTTATTTAATAAGTAGTATAATTTCTTTTCTGATTTCCATATATATTTTTAGATCTGTAAGTCCTAGTCTAAAAATTTCTTCATCTTATTTTGATAAACGTAAATTAAAGGAAATGTTTAGTACAACCGGCTGGATGATGATTAACCATATCGGTGGACTCTTGTTCCTTCAAACAGATATAATTCTCGTCAATATATTATTTGGAGCCACTTCAAGTGGAGAATATGCAGTAGTATTAAAATGGAGTACATTAATAAGAACAATGACTACACTACTAACTGGAATCTTAACACCTATATATTTCACATATTTCGCAAAAAAACAATTAAAGAAAATTATAGCGACATCATCAGCTTCCATAAAACTTATAGGTTTATCGTTAGCCTTACCAATTGGATGTATATGTGGATTTTCTTCAAACTTGTTATCTTTATGGGTAGGTGAACAATTTATAAAACTAGCTCCTTTAATGTGGATATCCTTAACTCACCTTATAATAAATTTGCCTGTCTATTCTCTTTCTTCAATAAATATATGTTTCAATAAAGTACGCATCCCAGGAATTATTACCATACTTACAGGATTAGGAAGTATTTTGCTGTCTATAACATTATCGCATTACACAAATTTAGGATACTATAGTGTTGCAATTGCTGGAGCAACTATGTTAACTTTAAACAATGGATTTTTTATTTCATGGTATACTGCAAAACTACTTGGCATAAAAAAAAGTACATTCATATTCTTACTAACGCCAGGAATTTTTGCCATGTTAATAATTGGAGTAACAGCCCATGTTATAAGTCAGTATATATATTTTCCAAGCATAATTTCACTGATCGTTTGCTGCATAATGTTAAGTTTACTGTATCTATTTCTTATCTGGCTCATAGCTCTAAATCAAAAAGAAAAAGAGCTTATTTCATCTTTGCTTTTTCAATATATTCCAACGAATAGAATGAAAAAGGTAACTAGAGATTAA
- a CDS encoding glycosyltransferase family 4 protein gives MKILLVSALKENEVGGVISHMKSLGNGLEKIGHDVEYVTLSSIPRILQITGLYLPKIIIGKFSLQMRDAWHFLFIKYSIERILLCKQFIKKYDAIIAQDVFVCMSSKMTKSIFRIPILFTVHSYISDVLAGDHIKKESFVEKWFISVDEKSYNLADKIITVDTRIKDHICNEYNISSDKISVAINFLDTEDFKKIEIDSDLFEKYNMPIGKKIILCPRRLVPKNGVIYAAKSLKLIRDKIGEKFVMVFTGNKGPIAAEIKRIIGKDKLQGNAIFIESVKHDQMKYLYNLSDLVIIPSINYKGLEEATSISALEAMACCVPVIASNIGGLKEIIEDGENGYLIPEKDPEKIANKVCEILFTDQSYLISNARKYVENNCSNVQRARDYIQLIETIRKN, from the coding sequence TTGAAGATTTTATTAGTTTCAGCATTAAAAGAAAATGAGGTGGGAGGTGTAATATCCCATATGAAAAGTTTGGGGAATGGGCTTGAAAAAATAGGTCATGATGTAGAGTATGTAACTCTTTCATCAATACCGCGAATACTTCAAATAACCGGGCTTTACTTACCAAAAATAATAATTGGAAAGTTTTCCCTACAAATGCGAGATGCATGGCACTTTCTTTTTATTAAATACTCTATCGAAAGAATACTACTATGTAAACAATTTATAAAAAAGTATGATGCAATAATTGCTCAAGACGTATTTGTTTGTATGTCATCAAAGATGACGAAATCAATCTTTAGAATTCCAATTTTGTTTACAGTACATAGCTATATTTCCGATGTACTTGCCGGGGACCATATTAAAAAAGAAAGTTTTGTTGAGAAATGGTTTATATCTGTCGATGAAAAATCATATAATCTAGCAGATAAAATTATCACAGTTGACACTCGAATCAAAGATCATATTTGCAATGAGTATAACATTTCTTCAGATAAAATTAGCGTTGCAATAAATTTTTTAGATACTGAAGACTTCAAAAAAATAGAGATAGATTCTGACCTATTTGAGAAATACAACATGCCAATCGGCAAAAAAATAATACTTTGCCCAAGAAGACTTGTACCAAAAAACGGAGTAATATATGCCGCAAAGTCTTTAAAATTAATTCGCGATAAAATTGGGGAAAAGTTTGTTATGGTTTTCACAGGTAATAAAGGACCCATAGCAGCAGAAATAAAAAGAATTATTGGGAAGGATAAATTACAAGGAAATGCGATTTTTATAGAGAGTGTAAAACATGATCAAATGAAATACTTATATAACCTATCTGATTTGGTAATTATTCCTTCAATAAATTATAAAGGATTAGAGGAAGCAACTTCAATTTCTGCATTAGAAGCCATGGCTTGTTGTGTGCCGGTAATCGCCTCAAATATTGGAGGGCTAAAAGAGATCATTGAAGATGGTGAAAATGGTTATTTAATTCCAGAAAAAGATCCAGAGAAAATTGCAAATAAAGTATGTGAAATTCTATTTACTGATCAGTCATATCTGATATCTAATGCTAGAAAATATGTTGAAAATAATTGTTCAAATGTACAAAGAGCAAGAGATTATATTCAATTGATTGAAACTATACGAAAAAATTAA
- a CDS encoding acyltransferase: protein MNRGFLFIKKNILGIASQLPTNKLRCTLYRLCNIKIGKRTCIEKNAKIKFGNLFGNNIQIESNTFIQYTSIGNCSKIDYGTFLIGVKKNRLEIGKHTYIGYYNILDGSGNLTIGNYVHISSPSVGIWTHSSVYQSLCSSELGDPSFRKEGPVKIEDNVWIGGKVTIYPNVTIGQYSVVLPNTVINKDVPPFSMVGGIPAKIIKKIKVNEETIEFIPTEIEKLF, encoded by the coding sequence ATGAATCGTGGATTCTTATTTATAAAAAAAAATATATTGGGGATAGCATCTCAATTGCCAACAAACAAGCTACGTTGTACACTTTATAGACTTTGTAATATCAAAATTGGAAAAAGAACATGCATAGAAAAAAACGCAAAAATAAAGTTTGGAAATCTTTTTGGAAATAACATCCAGATAGAATCCAACACCTTTATCCAATATACCTCTATAGGAAACTGTTCAAAAATTGATTACGGAACTTTTCTTATTGGAGTGAAAAAAAATAGATTAGAGATTGGAAAACACACATACATAGGATATTATAATATCTTAGACGGTTCTGGAAATCTAACCATCGGAAACTACGTGCATATATCCAGTCCATCTGTAGGAATATGGACGCATAGCAGTGTATATCAATCACTTTGCAGTTCTGAATTAGGAGATCCTTCCTTTAGAAAAGAAGGTCCTGTCAAGATTGAAGATAATGTGTGGATTGGTGGGAAAGTTACTATTTATCCAAACGTGACAATTGGACAGTATTCAGTTGTCTTACCAAACACTGTTATAAATAAGGATGTGCCTCCGTTCTCTATGGTTGGAGGAATTCCCGCCAAGATAATAAAAAAAATAAAAGTGAATGAGGAAACTATTGAATTTATTCCAACCGAAATTGAGAAACTGTTTTAA
- a CDS encoding lipid II:glycine glycyltransferase FemX: protein MISVQFATSNDKDNWNNVVELSDYGTIFHTWEWKCVIEQGFGDTCYSIVAKENDQIVGIFPLFSRPMLVENKYHRYIEPFSNNFQVLWSPHPRAWGYGGPIALPDENPIIIQSMFNFAEQLIYKNKKVVDWRISSFCDPNIRNIFHEENEYLFNARQTSILKLSDDVEVLWNNLKKQTRNGVRKAIKENIEVVEASHISEIKEMYRILCKDLYERTGIPRNPYSYFKAIWDILIPIRKAKFLLAKYDGQLIGSIILFYHKNNTMFYEHGASLRQYSKLQPNNVLLWKAIEEGSANGFKFFDLGGMPLDEEDGIYKFKNGWGGDITEIGWYRKRFRYRHVRTLAEKIKTVSQFRLE from the coding sequence ATGATAAGTGTTCAGTTTGCAACTTCTAATGATAAAGATAACTGGAATAATGTTGTAGAATTGAGTGATTACGGTACAATATTCCATACATGGGAGTGGAAATGTGTAATTGAACAAGGTTTTGGAGACACATGTTACAGCATTGTCGCTAAAGAAAATGACCAAATTGTGGGTATATTTCCCTTATTTTCTAGACCGATGCTGGTCGAAAATAAATATCATAGATATATAGAGCCATTTTCAAATAACTTTCAGGTGTTGTGGTCTCCTCATCCAAGAGCATGGGGTTATGGAGGTCCAATTGCATTGCCTGATGAAAACCCTATTATTATTCAATCGATGTTTAATTTTGCAGAGCAGCTTATATATAAAAATAAAAAAGTTGTTGATTGGAGGATCTCTTCATTTTGTGACCCAAACATAAGAAACATTTTCCATGAGGAAAATGAATATTTATTTAATGCTCGTCAAACATCTATTCTCAAACTGAGTGACGATGTTGAGGTATTGTGGAATAATCTCAAGAAACAAACAAGAAATGGGGTCAGAAAGGCAATTAAAGAAAATATTGAAGTAGTAGAAGCGTCTCATATTTCAGAAATCAAAGAAATGTATAGAATATTATGTAAGGATTTGTACGAACGCACGGGGATTCCAAGAAACCCTTACAGTTATTTTAAAGCAATCTGGGATATTCTCATTCCTATCAGAAAAGCAAAATTCCTTCTTGCAAAATATGATGGACAATTGATTGGCTCAATAATATTATTTTACCATAAAAATAATACTATGTTTTATGAACATGGTGCTTCTTTGAGGCAATATTCTAAACTTCAACCTAACAACGTTCTTCTTTGGAAAGCAATTGAAGAAGGATCTGCCAATGGTTTTAAATTTTTCGATTTAGGTGGAATGCCTCTCGATGAGGAAGATGGAATATATAAATTCAAAAATGGATGGGGGGGAGATATTACTGAGATTGGATGGTATCGAAAGAGATTTAGATATAGGCATGTAAGAACTCTAGCTGAAAAAATTAAAACAGTTTCTCAATTTCGGTTGGAATAA
- a CDS encoding polysaccharide deacetylase family protein — MNKCQLKIGIVGSEEIHIQIISELLNQQGIIFEKINQSMLPQSKYPCVIAVNMDNGKNELAKSYCINGERGIIELDINDSIYNLFTGIDDQLYLNDILCDPIVSRYALELSTKIKEAYFLHQLPFVQKWFWPNFSESCCVITHDIDSLDNSPSLKKNTLEWIRYAYYNLSNKAYCSNISLMLKEESKRDIKSSFYFFSDYGKFHRDFVKSLDQIKKAKCEIGLHGSLNSFQSPKMLIQEIEALEELTETKIFGERQHTLNFRIPHTWRYQDQIGLDYDHTFYYNDKFGFRAGLCHPYHPFDPFNYIKFNLLEIPTSFMDFTAIVNQLTLDEQKEVINKLGTTVEKYHGCLVVNFHNLYIHEKRYPSVFRLYKYTLDYIKKNGYWVATARECAQWWRKRETANLDVKLVDNILQVISDTSLPLCIEVPSGKRQMINVGNKIEINVGD; from the coding sequence ATGAATAAGTGTCAATTGAAGATTGGGATTGTTGGAAGTGAAGAAATTCATATCCAAATCATAAGTGAGTTATTAAATCAACAAGGCATTATTTTTGAAAAAATAAATCAAAGTATGTTGCCTCAAAGTAAGTATCCATGTGTTATTGCAGTCAACATGGATAATGGAAAAAATGAACTAGCTAAGAGTTATTGTATTAATGGAGAAAGAGGGATTATTGAATTAGATATTAATGATTCTATTTATAACTTATTTACTGGAATAGATGATCAATTATACCTTAATGATATTCTTTGCGATCCAATAGTAAGTAGATATGCATTAGAACTATCAACTAAAATTAAAGAGGCATATTTTCTTCATCAACTTCCATTTGTTCAAAAATGGTTTTGGCCAAATTTTTCAGAGTCTTGTTGTGTTATAACACATGATATCGATTCTTTAGATAATTCACCAAGTTTAAAAAAAAATACACTAGAATGGATAAGATATGCATATTATAACTTAAGTAATAAAGCATATTGTAGCAATATTTCTCTTATGTTAAAAGAAGAATCTAAAAGAGATATTAAGTCAAGTTTTTATTTCTTTTCAGACTATGGAAAATTTCATCGTGATTTTGTTAAATCTTTAGACCAAATTAAAAAAGCAAAATGTGAAATCGGTCTTCATGGATCACTCAATTCATTTCAGAGCCCAAAGATGTTGATTCAAGAAATAGAAGCACTAGAAGAACTGACTGAAACTAAAATTTTTGGAGAGCGCCAACACACATTAAATTTCCGGATTCCACATACATGGCGATATCAGGATCAAATCGGGCTTGATTATGATCACACATTTTACTATAATGATAAATTTGGGTTTAGAGCTGGGCTTTGTCATCCATATCACCCTTTTGATCCATTTAATTATATAAAATTCAATCTGCTTGAAATTCCAACTTCATTTATGGATTTCACTGCAATAGTCAATCAATTAACATTGGATGAACAAAAAGAAGTCATTAATAAGCTTGGAACTACTGTTGAAAAATATCATGGCTGCCTTGTAGTAAATTTCCATAATTTGTACATCCACGAAAAAAGATACCCTTCAGTTTTTAGATTATACAAGTATACATTGGATTATATTAAGAAAAACGGATATTGGGTTGCAACTGCAAGGGAGTGTGCACAATGGTGGAGAAAAAGGGAAACTGCAAACTTAGATGTCAAGTTAGTAGATAATATTTTGCAGGTGATTTCCGACACAAGTCTACCTTTATGCATTGAGGTTCCTTCCGGAAAAAGACAAATGATAAACGTCGGTAATAAAATTGAAATCAATGTAGGCGATTGA
- a CDS encoding glycosyltransferase family 4 protein, which produces MKTIAQYNPRFSPCIGGGETYVSNLVLNIKKYNFNIITNSLPYSPLEENFSENTLVKRFLPYDRNLLPFNNFIISKLSFPYRFCSDILRLQRKNEYLKKSTYDLIHFHGIGFCNNLLRVDTWINSMIFSKFIDFSEINTPKVITIHNLFSSLNNNPIFEKYELNMIDQFESIICVDKNIEIYVKNYSCLMNKDKKIHFIPNSVDINKFSFSELELKDKLVIGFVGRFEYSRGIDILKLLIENLPNFCELHITCNQILGVNNPNVYFHGILPENDIPSFIKSMDIIFNPVLVEGISRITLEAMSCGRPVIMIDKGDRYPVFNGKTGYIIKENIDELLFLLEYLYDNENKLKEIGYNARQTVEREFSNEVIIPKIIRIYDELIE; this is translated from the coding sequence ATGAAAACAATAGCGCAGTACAATCCACGATTCAGTCCCTGTATTGGGGGAGGAGAAACTTATGTTTCGAACTTAGTCCTAAATATTAAAAAATATAACTTTAATATAATAACAAATTCATTGCCATATTCTCCTTTGGAAGAGAATTTTTCTGAAAACACTTTAGTAAAAAGGTTTCTGCCATATGATAGGAATTTACTTCCTTTCAATAACTTTATCATTAGCAAACTTTCGTTTCCATATAGATTCTGTTCAGATATTTTGAGATTACAAAGAAAAAATGAATATCTTAAAAAATCAACTTATGATCTAATTCATTTCCATGGAATCGGATTTTGTAATAATTTATTGAGGGTTGATACTTGGATCAACAGTATGATTTTCTCTAAATTCATTGATTTTAGTGAAATTAACACTCCTAAAGTTATTACCATTCACAATCTGTTTTCCTCTTTAAATAACAATCCTATTTTTGAAAAGTATGAACTAAATATGATTGATCAATTTGAATCTATAATCTGCGTTGATAAAAATATTGAGATTTACGTTAAAAATTACTCATGTTTAATGAATAAAGATAAAAAAATACACTTCATTCCTAACTCTGTAGATATAAACAAGTTCTCTTTTTCTGAGCTTGAATTAAAAGACAAACTTGTTATTGGCTTCGTTGGAAGATTTGAGTATTCAAGAGGTATTGATATCCTTAAACTATTAATTGAAAATCTACCTAATTTTTGTGAACTCCATATAACATGCAATCAAATTCTAGGAGTTAACAATCCAAATGTTTATTTCCATGGCATTCTTCCTGAAAATGATATTCCATCTTTTATTAAGAGTATGGATATTATTTTTAATCCTGTGCTAGTGGAAGGTATCTCAAGAATAACTCTTGAAGCAATGTCTTGTGGACGACCTGTAATAATGATTGACAAAGGTGATAGATATCCTGTATTTAATGGAAAAACTGGGTATATTATAAAGGAAAACATTGATGAACTTCTTTTTTTACTTGAATATCTCTATGACAATGAAAATAAACTAAAAGAAATAGGTTACAATGCAAGGCAAACTGTTGAAAGAGAATTTAGTAATGAGGTTATAATTCCAAAGATTATAAGAATATATGATGAATTAATAGAATAA
- a CDS encoding glycosyltransferase family 4 protein: METKVVLLGQYPIDPENISGGVEACILGIVNEFKKYPDIDLHIVTVQILKKNVYKNIEGISVHYLASPPFPRFLTVNTIDRYKVINKIKEINPDLVHGHISNYGYYALKSGYPSIVTIHGIAKEEYNPQLRPSILDSIRRKVHLPMEEFCLKNARILTTVSPYVMEKIESFCKGDVYVIPNGIRDEFFKIQSQEVGDRLLFIGGIEPRKGLLNIIKAVEMICTKRDNIRLHIVGRIRKQGYYDSLVEYIKQNNLSSYVIFRGALDNEELKRELSECSIFVFPSKEESFGIVLAEAEACGKPIVTSNIGGIPYVVDNNRTGFLVEYGDVNSLADKILTLLENKNLRISMGIMGREKAREFSNKSIAEKYYSLYQKAIRNVRF; encoded by the coding sequence ATGGAGACGAAAGTTGTATTACTGGGTCAATATCCAATTGATCCTGAAAATATTAGTGGTGGGGTTGAAGCCTGCATATTGGGAATCGTTAACGAATTTAAAAAATACCCAGATATAGATCTTCATATTGTTACCGTACAAATATTAAAAAAAAATGTTTACAAAAATATTGAGGGCATTTCTGTACATTACCTTGCTTCGCCGCCATTTCCAAGGTTTTTAACAGTTAATACAATAGATCGATATAAGGTAATTAATAAAATTAAGGAAATAAATCCTGATCTAGTCCACGGTCACATTAGTAATTATGGTTATTATGCATTAAAAAGTGGATATCCTTCTATTGTAACGATTCATGGAATTGCAAAAGAGGAGTATAATCCTCAATTGAGACCTTCTATACTTGACAGTATTAGAAGAAAAGTTCATTTACCTATGGAAGAATTCTGCTTAAAAAATGCAAGAATCTTAACGACTGTAAGCCCTTACGTTATGGAGAAAATTGAATCTTTTTGTAAGGGTGATGTTTATGTTATTCCAAATGGTATAAGAGATGAATTTTTTAAGATTCAATCTCAGGAAGTTGGTGACCGTTTATTATTTATAGGTGGCATTGAGCCAAGAAAAGGTTTATTAAATATAATTAAGGCAGTTGAAATGATATGTACAAAAAGAGATAACATAAGATTGCATATTGTAGGGAGAATCAGAAAACAAGGATATTACGATAGTTTGGTTGAGTATATTAAACAAAATAATTTAAGTTCCTATGTAATTTTCAGGGGAGCATTGGACAATGAGGAATTAAAGAGGGAATTATCAGAATGTTCAATATTTGTATTTCCCTCAAAAGAAGAATCTTTTGGAATTGTTTTAGCTGAAGCTGAAGCATGTGGAAAGCCTATTGTCACTTCGAACATAGGTGGTATTCCTTATGTGGTAGATAATAATAGGACGGGTTTTTTGGTAGAATACGGAGACGTTAATTCTTTGGCAGATAAAATATTGACGTTACTTGAAAACAAAAATTTAAGAATAAGTATGGGGATTATGGGAAGGGAAAAAGCTAGAGAATTTTCCAACAAAAGCATTGCAGAAAAATATTATTCATTATACCAAAAAGCGATCAGAAATGTCAGGTTTTAA
- a CDS encoding glycosyltransferase family 4 protein → MPIDTKNLLVVSHRYRSFQKDPIDLVSPYFDNVYVLVRFNKFANISDYIHIPALQPFVSSFKIDCANKPSNLEVYKTSFFNLPFDSQYKALGDKHLKVVEELIRKKNIKFDLIHSHFTWSSGYVGAKLKAKYRVPFVVTAHGYDIYRLPFKDDEWKSKIEYVLNSADAIITVSRSNLECIRKLDVKTPVVVLPNGYREDVFHPLNPYECKRSLGLSSDKKIVLTVGNLEEVKGHKYLIEAMGRVVKTRKDVICYIVGEGKLENKLKKQIKSSGLLDYIKLIGGRPHNEIPLWMNACDIFVMPSLKESFGVVQIEAMACGKPVVATYNGGSEEIILFDNYGYLVQPGNSDLLAEKIIIAIDHKWNSEEILKFANKFNLKNQKKQILDLYNLVGDGDESCITGSISN, encoded by the coding sequence ATGCCGATAGATACAAAAAATTTGTTAGTTGTCAGTCATAGATACAGGAGTTTCCAAAAGGATCCTATCGATCTTGTATCTCCATACTTTGATAATGTCTATGTGCTAGTTAGATTCAACAAATTTGCAAATATTTCTGATTATATCCATATACCCGCATTACAGCCTTTTGTTTCAAGTTTTAAAATTGATTGCGCAAATAAACCTTCAAATTTAGAAGTTTACAAAACTTCGTTTTTTAACTTACCTTTTGATTCTCAATATAAAGCATTAGGAGATAAGCATCTTAAAGTAGTTGAAGAACTTATTCGAAAAAAGAACATAAAATTTGATCTCATACATTCTCATTTTACTTGGTCATCTGGATATGTTGGTGCAAAGCTAAAAGCAAAATATAGAGTACCTTTTGTAGTTACTGCTCATGGATATGATATCTATAGATTGCCTTTTAAGGATGATGAATGGAAATCTAAAATTGAATATGTTCTCAATTCTGCTGACGCGATTATTACAGTAAGCAGAAGTAATCTTGAATGTATAAGAAAACTAGATGTAAAAACACCAGTAGTAGTTCTTCCAAACGGATACAGGGAAGATGTTTTTCATCCGCTAAATCCATATGAGTGTAAAAGGTCATTAGGTTTGTCTTCTGATAAAAAAATAGTTCTTACTGTAGGAAATCTAGAAGAAGTTAAAGGGCATAAGTACTTAATTGAAGCTATGGGCCGTGTTGTGAAAACGCGGAAGGATGTGATTTGTTATATTGTAGGAGAGGGCAAACTAGAGAATAAGTTGAAAAAACAAATAAAGTCCTCAGGTCTTCTAGATTATATAAAGCTTATAGGTGGCAGGCCTCATAATGAGATCCCTTTATGGATGAATGCCTGTGATATTTTTGTGATGCCAAGTTTAAAGGAAAGTTTTGGAGTAGTTCAGATCGAAGCGATGGCTTGTGGAAAGCCTGTTGTGGCGACTTATAATGGTGGAAGTGAAGAAATAATTTTATTCGATAATTATGGATATTTAGTTCAACCGGGAAATTCAGATCTTTTAGCAGAAAAAATAATCATTGCAATTGATCATAAGTGGAATTCTGAAGAAATTCTTAAATTTGCAAATAAATTTAATTTAAAAAATCAAAAAAAACAGATTTTGGATCTTTATAATCTCGTAGGTGATGGAGACGAAAGTTGTATTACTGGGTCAATATCCAATTGA
- the wecB gene encoding non-hydrolyzing UDP-N-acetylglucosamine 2-epimerase: MKVTSILGVRPQFVKSSVVSRELRKKHEEILIHTGQHYDYQMNKVFFEQLNIPEPDYLLDIGSGSHGYQTGEMLKKIEEVLVKEKPDIVLTYGDTNSTLAGALAASKLHIKTAHVESGLRSFDKSMPEEINRTVTDHCSDILFCPTMTAVENLKKEGIEENVYLTGDVMVDSLLYNREIAENKSTIINYLGIKSKGYLIATIHRASNTDNEENLKNIVDAFSELNETIIFPLHPRTEKFLKKYGLYDRLKSSVSLIQPLGFLEFIKLMDHAKMILTDSGGVQKEAYVLKVPCVTLRENTEWVETINDGWNVLVGADKERILETVNSFSPSLNTHCNRFGNGTASANIVSILK; this comes from the coding sequence GTGAAAGTTACAAGTATCCTTGGTGTCAGACCTCAGTTTGTGAAATCCTCTGTAGTTTCAAGGGAATTGAGAAAAAAACATGAAGAAATTCTGATTCATACCGGGCAGCATTATGATTATCAGATGAACAAAGTGTTTTTTGAGCAACTTAACATTCCTGAGCCAGATTATCTTCTTGATATCGGCTCTGGATCTCACGGATATCAGACAGGTGAGATGCTCAAGAAAATCGAAGAAGTTTTGGTTAAAGAAAAGCCTGACATCGTTCTTACTTATGGTGACACTAATTCAACACTTGCAGGCGCCCTTGCAGCCTCGAAACTACATATTAAAACCGCACATGTAGAATCCGGTCTTCGAAGTTTTGACAAATCAATGCCAGAAGAGATTAACAGGACTGTGACAGATCATTGTTCTGATATTCTATTCTGTCCCACAATGACTGCAGTTGAAAATTTAAAAAAAGAAGGGATAGAAGAGAATGTGTATTTAACTGGAGATGTGATGGTTGATTCTCTCTTGTATAACAGGGAAATTGCAGAAAATAAATCTACTATTATAAATTATTTAGGCATAAAAAGCAAAGGATACCTTATAGCTACGATTCACAGAGCCAGCAATACGGACAATGAAGAAAATCTGAAGAATATTGTGGATGCCTTTTCTGAATTAAATGAAACTATTATATTTCCGCTGCATCCAAGGACTGAGAAATTTTTGAAAAAATACGGACTCTATGATAGATTGAAATCATCTGTTTCTTTGATACAGCCTTTGGGATTTCTTGAATTCATAAAGCTGATGGATCATGCGAAAATGATACTTACTGATTCTGGTGGTGTTCAAAAAGAGGCTTACGTACTTAAAGTTCCCTGTGTTACTTTAAGAGAAAATACTGAATGGGTTGAAACTATTAACGACGGATGGAATGTTCTTGTCGGAGCTGACAAGGAAAGAATTCTTGAAACGGTAAACAGTTTTAGTCCTTCTTTAAATACTCACTGCAATAGATTTGGAAACGGTACTGCAAGTGCTAACATAGTCTCAATTTTAAAATGA